Proteins from one Lycium ferocissimum isolate CSIRO_LF1 unplaced genomic scaffold, AGI_CSIRO_Lferr_CH_V1 ctg14337, whole genome shotgun sequence genomic window:
- the LOC132042257 gene encoding uncharacterized protein LOC132042257 → MGRIIKARRPRPLRSDLAQRDPSVLCQYHETHGHRTEDCRQLREVLARLLKNGHLREFLNDRAKSHYKGRENHKKAKPEEPQHVINMIIGGTDTSRGTMMKRTKFSVTREKRTRDYMPEGIISFNDEDAEGFMQPHNDALVISIVIFKSQVKRILIDPGSSTNIIQWRVVEQLKLLDQNILVARILNGFNMASETTKGEIALLVNIDETMQ, encoded by the coding sequence ATGGGGCGTATCATAAAAGCTAGGCGGCCAAGACCGTTGAGGTCCGATCTAGCTCAAAGGGATCCAAGCGTGCTGTGTCAGTATCATGAGACTCACGGTCATAGAACCGAGGACTGTCGCCAATTAAGGGAAGTGCTGGCTCGGTTGTTGAAAAATGGTCACCTTCGAGAGTTCCTGAATGATCGAGCCAAAAGCCActataaaggaagggaaaatcaCAAAAAGGCCAAGCCCGAGGAACCACAACATgtgatcaatatgataatcGGAGGAACAGATACATCTCGAGGGACGATGATGAAGAGAACAAAGTTTTCGGTTACACGAGAAAAACGAACCAGGGATTACATGCCCGAAGGGATAATTTCCTTCAACGATGAGGACGCAGAGGGCTTCATgcaaccgcacaatgatgcgtTAGTAATCTCTATTGTTATCTTTAAATCTCAAGTTAAACGTATtctgattgacccaggtagttCGACCAACATTATCCAATGGAGAGTGGTAGAACAACTGAAGTTGCTAGATCAAAACATTCTGGTAGCTCGTATACTCAACGGATTCAATATGGCAAGCGAGACTACAAAGGGAGAAATTGCTTTGCTGGTCAACATCGACGAGACCATGCAGTAG